In Janibacter sp. CX7, a single genomic region encodes these proteins:
- a CDS encoding enoyl-CoA hydratase/isomerase family protein translates to MSEQVVRLEVADGIGTIVLDRPKMNALDAQMQRELVAVADEAAERDDIKAVIVWGGERVFAAGADVKEMAEMSYTDMAAHVRLLQRFSRALASIPKPTVAAITGFALGGGLETALCCDFRVVADNAKVGLPEITLGIIPGAGGTQRLPRLVGPAKAKELIFSGRMVDAAEALEIGLADRVVPAAEVLDAAKALVAPFVTGPTQALRAAKEAVDRGLETSLDTGLQIEAQLFSALFATQDQKSGMRSFVDNGPGKATFEGI, encoded by the coding sequence ATGAGCGAGCAGGTCGTCCGGCTCGAGGTCGCCGACGGCATCGGCACGATCGTCCTCGACCGCCCGAAGATGAACGCCCTCGACGCGCAGATGCAGCGCGAGCTCGTCGCCGTGGCCGACGAGGCCGCCGAGCGCGACGACATCAAGGCGGTCATCGTCTGGGGTGGCGAGCGGGTCTTCGCCGCTGGCGCCGACGTCAAGGAGATGGCAGAGATGTCCTACACGGACATGGCCGCCCACGTGCGTCTGCTCCAGCGCTTCTCCCGCGCGCTCGCCTCGATCCCCAAGCCGACGGTCGCCGCGATCACCGGCTTCGCGCTCGGCGGCGGTCTCGAGACGGCGCTGTGCTGCGACTTCCGGGTCGTCGCCGACAACGCGAAGGTCGGCCTGCCCGAGATCACGCTCGGCATCATCCCCGGCGCCGGTGGCACCCAGCGCCTGCCGCGCCTCGTCGGCCCGGCGAAGGCCAAGGAGCTGATCTTCAGCGGCCGGATGGTCGACGCCGCCGAGGCCCTGGAGATCGGTCTCGCCGACCGGGTCGTGCCCGCCGCCGAGGTCCTCGACGCCGCGAAGGCGCTCGTCGCCCCCTTCGTCACCGGGCCGACGCAGGCCCTGCGTGCCGCCAAGGAGGCCGTCGACCGCGGGCTCGAGACGAGCCTCGACACCGGTCTGCAGATCGAGGCGCAGCTCTTCTCCGCGCTCTTCGCCACGCAGGACCAGAAGTCCGGCATGCGCAGCTTCGTCGACAACGGCCCCGGCAAGGCCACCTTCGAGGGCATCTGA
- a CDS encoding class I SAM-dependent methyltransferase has translation MTVAGAASAEQVEAAWEDNKLAQVLYHDWEAQTYDEKWSISFDDRCTSVVRDRFLHVLESTRQPGESLPYGRTLELGAGTGFFSLNLKLAGLVDEVHVSDLSPGMVEAAKANARRLGFEIEGQVADAEALPYEDDSFDLVVGHAVIHHIPDVEGALREVVRVLKPGGRFVIAGEPTTIGHWYARHISRATWETATRVAKLPPLRRKWARAQAELDESSRAAALEAVVDLHTFDPKQLAAMARHAGAKHVGTATEELTSALAGWPIRTFEYAVADDALGFGWAKFAYGTWKNLMKVDAVLGRVVPQRFFYNVGVTGTKPLR, from the coding sequence ATGACCGTTGCCGGCGCCGCGAGCGCAGAGCAGGTCGAGGCCGCCTGGGAGGACAACAAGCTGGCCCAGGTGCTCTACCACGACTGGGAGGCGCAGACCTACGACGAGAAGTGGTCGATCAGCTTCGACGACCGCTGTACCTCCGTCGTGCGCGACCGCTTCCTCCACGTGCTCGAGTCGACCCGCCAGCCGGGGGAGTCGCTGCCCTACGGGCGCACGCTCGAGCTCGGCGCCGGCACCGGCTTCTTCTCGCTCAACCTCAAGCTCGCCGGCCTCGTCGACGAGGTGCACGTCTCCGACCTGTCACCCGGCATGGTCGAGGCGGCCAAGGCCAATGCGCGGCGGCTCGGCTTCGAGATCGAGGGACAGGTCGCGGACGCGGAGGCCCTGCCCTACGAGGACGACAGCTTCGACCTCGTCGTCGGGCACGCGGTGATCCACCACATCCCCGACGTCGAGGGCGCCCTGCGCGAGGTGGTGCGCGTGCTCAAGCCGGGCGGGCGCTTCGTCATCGCGGGTGAGCCGACGACCATCGGGCACTGGTACGCCCGGCACATCTCCCGGGCGACGTGGGAGACGGCGACGCGGGTGGCCAAGCTGCCTCCCTTGCGCCGCAAGTGGGCTCGCGCCCAGGCCGAGCTCGACGAGTCCTCCCGCGCAGCGGCCCTCGAGGCGGTCGTCGACCTGCACACCTTCGACCCGAAGCAGCTGGCGGCCATGGCCCGTCACGCGGGTGCGAAGCACGTGGGCACGGCGACGGAGGAGCTGACCTCCGCGCTCGCCGGGTGGCCGATCCGCACCTTCGAGTACGCCGTCGCCGACGACGCGCTCGGCTTCGGCTGGGCGAAGTTCGCCTACGGCACGTGGAAGAACCTCATGAAGGTCGACGCGGTCCTCGGCCGCGTCGTGCCGCAGCGCTTCTTCTACAACGTCGGCGTCACCGGCACCAAGCCCCTGCGGTGA
- a CDS encoding acyltransferase yields the protein MTARSSHLTWWHWARWVVANRAWSHHHVLGYLRMVRAKARTPGLVFEGPCFIGPDVQFQVAPGTARLVIGAYTHIGGGSALRAHEGTLRIGAKTVIGIRNTFNTWLDIEIGEACLFADDVYVCDFDHRTEDLETPIKDQGIIKSPVRIGDDVWVATKCVITRGTDIGDHSVVGAGAVVRGTHPPFVVLGGVPARVVKQRQPVPVPDDLDLPAGW from the coding sequence GTGACAGCGCGCTCCTCGCACCTCACGTGGTGGCACTGGGCCCGGTGGGTCGTCGCCAACCGGGCCTGGAGCCACCACCACGTCCTCGGCTACCTGCGGATGGTCCGGGCGAAGGCCCGCACCCCCGGCCTCGTCTTCGAGGGTCCGTGCTTCATCGGGCCGGACGTGCAGTTCCAGGTCGCGCCCGGCACCGCCCGCCTCGTCATCGGTGCCTACACGCACATCGGTGGCGGGTCGGCGCTGCGCGCCCACGAGGGCACGCTGCGCATCGGGGCCAAGACGGTCATCGGCATTCGCAACACCTTCAACACCTGGCTCGACATCGAGATCGGTGAGGCCTGCCTCTTCGCCGACGACGTCTACGTGTGCGACTTCGACCACCGCACCGAGGACCTCGAGACGCCGATCAAGGACCAGGGGATCATCAAGTCGCCGGTGCGCATCGGCGACGACGTGTGGGTCGCGACGAAGTGCGTCATCACCCGCGGCACGGACATCGGCGACCACTCGGTCGTCGGTGCCGGCGCCGTGGTCCGCGGGACGCATCCCCCCTTCGTCGTCCTCGGCGGTGTGCCGGCACGCGTCGTCAAGCAGCGCCAGCCCGTCCCGGTCCCGGACGACCTCGACCTGCCCGCGGGGTGGTGA
- a CDS encoding electron transfer flavoprotein subunit beta/FixA family protein, whose protein sequence is MNIVVCVKYVPDAQSDRGFNEDNTTDREGVDGLLSELDEYAVEQALQIVEAGEGEVTVLTIGPADAAEAVKKSLQMGADKGVHVSDDAIAGSDALATSLILAEAIKKIGTPDIVLTGMASTDGTMGVVPAMLAERLGLPQVTYASELTVDGGVAKMRRDGDTASETVEASLPALISVTDQINEPRYPSFKGIMAAKKKPVEEWTLADLGVDAGQVGLANAATAVEATTKRPPREQGTIVTDEGDGGTKLAEFLTTNKFV, encoded by the coding sequence ATGAACATCGTCGTCTGCGTGAAGTACGTTCCGGACGCACAGTCCGACCGCGGATTCAACGAGGACAACACGACCGACCGCGAAGGCGTGGACGGTCTGCTGTCCGAGCTCGACGAGTACGCCGTCGAGCAGGCCCTGCAGATCGTCGAGGCCGGTGAGGGCGAGGTCACCGTGCTGACCATCGGTCCCGCCGACGCTGCCGAGGCGGTCAAGAAGTCGCTCCAGATGGGTGCGGACAAGGGCGTGCACGTCTCCGACGACGCGATCGCCGGCTCCGACGCGCTCGCCACCTCGCTCATCCTCGCCGAGGCGATCAAGAAGATCGGCACCCCCGACATCGTCCTCACCGGCATGGCCTCGACCGACGGCACCATGGGTGTCGTCCCCGCGATGCTCGCCGAGCGTCTCGGTCTGCCGCAGGTCACCTACGCCTCCGAGCTGACCGTCGACGGCGGCGTCGCGAAGATGCGCCGGGACGGCGACACCGCGAGCGAGACCGTCGAGGCCTCCCTCCCGGCCCTCATCTCGGTCACCGACCAGATCAACGAGCCGCGCTACCCCTCCTTCAAGGGGATCATGGCCGCGAAGAAGAAGCCGGTCGAGGAGTGGACCCTCGCCGACCTCGGTGTCGACGCCGGCCAGGTCGGTCTGGCCAACGCCGCGACCGCCGTCGAGGCGACGACCAAGCGTCCCCCGCGCGAGCAGGGCACGATCGTCACCGACGAGGGTGACGGCGGCACGAAGCTCGCCGAGTTCCTGACCACCAACAAGTTCGTCTGA
- a CDS encoding electron transfer flavoprotein subunit alpha/FixB family protein produces the protein MAEVLVLVDHANGEVKKPAAEMLTIARRLGEPSAVFIGPGAETAKDLLARYGAEKIYAVSDPAALEHLVAPQAEILAQLVQSTSPAAVLIPSNSAGKEIGARLAVKTDSGLITDAVDVQEGPVTTQSVFAGSYTVQAKVTKGTPIICVKPNSAAPEQANGAGAFEELSVSLSDGAKAAKVTASEPKKASGRPELTEAAIVVSGGRGTGGDFSPVETFADALGAAVGASRAAVDAGWYPHSSQVGQTGKQVSPQLYVAAGISGAIQHRAGMQTSKTIVAINKDEEAPIFELVDFGVVGDLFTVLPQATEAVKGK, from the coding sequence ATGGCTGAAGTCCTCGTCCTCGTCGACCACGCAAACGGTGAGGTGAAGAAGCCCGCCGCGGAGATGCTGACCATCGCCCGCCGCCTGGGTGAGCCCTCCGCCGTCTTCATCGGCCCCGGCGCCGAGACCGCCAAGGACCTGCTCGCCCGCTACGGCGCCGAGAAGATCTACGCCGTCTCCGACCCGGCCGCCCTCGAGCACCTCGTCGCCCCCCAGGCCGAGATCCTCGCGCAGCTGGTCCAGTCGACGTCCCCCGCCGCGGTGCTCATCCCGAGCAACTCCGCCGGCAAGGAGATCGGTGCCCGCCTCGCGGTCAAGACCGACTCCGGTCTGATCACCGACGCCGTCGACGTGCAGGAGGGGCCGGTCACGACCCAGTCCGTCTTCGCCGGCAGCTACACGGTCCAGGCCAAGGTCACCAAGGGCACCCCGATCATCTGCGTCAAGCCCAACTCCGCTGCGCCGGAGCAGGCCAACGGCGCCGGTGCCTTCGAGGAGCTCTCCGTGAGCCTCTCCGACGGCGCGAAGGCCGCCAAGGTCACCGCGTCCGAGCCGAAGAAGGCCTCCGGTCGTCCCGAGCTCACCGAGGCGGCGATCGTCGTCTCCGGTGGTCGTGGCACCGGCGGTGACTTCTCGCCGGTCGAGACCTTCGCCGACGCGCTCGGTGCCGCCGTCGGTGCCTCGCGCGCCGCGGTCGACGCCGGCTGGTACCCCCACTCGTCGCAGGTCGGTCAGACCGGCAAGCAGGTCTCGCCGCAGCTCTACGTCGCGGCGGGCATCTCCGGTGCCATCCAGCACCGGGCCGGCATGCAGACCTCCAAGACGATCGTCGCGATCAACAAGGACGAGGAGGCCCCGATCTTCGAGCTCGTCGACTTCGGTGTCGTCGGTGACCTCTTCACCGTCCTGCCCCAGGCCACGGAGGCCGTCAAGGGCAAGTGA